The Ruania halotolerans genome contains the following window.
CGAGCGCAGTTCGATCATCGCCTGAACTCGCGCGGGCCTATCGGTATGCGAGGTCGTCAACGTGTTCGAGACCAAAGCCTCGAATCCGTGCTCGGAAGCGAGCACGAGCGTGCGGCGCAGAGCGCCGAGCCCTTCCTGATATCGAATCAGCACCGTGGTGTCGAGGGCATTCGATCTCAACCGGCGGCCAAGCCGGCCCAGTGCCCAGACCGCGATCGTGTACAGGATCGTTGCGAAGAGCGCGAGGGCAGGATTGCCTGCACCACACGCCATCCCGATCGCTGCGGTCACCCAGATCGATGCGGCGGTGGTGAGTCCCGACACCATGTTCTGCCGGACGAAGATCACCCCGGCACCGAGGAAGCCGATCCCGGACACGATCTGGGCGGCAATGCGCGACGGGTCCACCACAGCGTCCGGACCGGTCACACCCTGGAAGCCATACGCGGAGACCAGCGTGAAAACAGCCGTGCCGACCCCGACGAGCGTGTGTGTCCGGAGTCCGGCGCTCTTGAGACTCCGTTGACGCTCGAAGCCGATCAGCGCGGACAGCACGAACGCCAAGGTGAGAAGCGTCAGCTCCGTCAGGGTCGTGTCGTTGAACCACACGATGTGCATGGTGACCTCCTGACCCGGCTGCCTCTCACGCTGGGGTGAGCCTCTCGTACGGGATCACCTCAGCGGCCGTGGAGAAAAGGCCCACTCCTCGCTCGACCACGAGGCGCAGGTAGCGCGCCTCAACACCAGGTAGGTCAACATCTCGAGGGAGCTGGTCGCGGTTCCACGATCCGGCGGCCACCTCGGTGAACGTGCTGCCGTCTGTGCTGGCCTCGATCCGGTAGTCCGTAGCGATGCCGTTGAAACCGTCGATCCTGGGGACGTACCGCACGGCGGCCAGAGTGCGCGCGGTACCCATATCGATCGTGAGCGTATGCGGCTGCGGGTCTGGCGGGTCATCGGCATAGTCCGAATGCCAGTGCGTGCGGACGTCACCGTCCACCGCTCGGGACGCTGGTGAGGACGGGCTCTGGGTCGATGCCGTAGCACTCAGTTCGGACGGCGGGACCGCTGTTCCGCCCGGCTCCTCCGGCCAAACCGGAGCACTGATTGGCTCGTCCACCACGTGGTCGACCGACGGTGCCGGGCCGGTACCGCGAATGAGCAGGTCGCTGACCACGGCCGCGTGGTCGGAGTAGAAGGGGTAGATGTCGTCGAGGGCACTGCGCTGGTGCTGCGGCAGACGCTCGACTCTCGTGGACGAGCCGAGCACCCGCACATCGTCACCGCGGGTCAGAATGTAGTCGATCCTCGCCGGCGCGTAGGTGTACGCATTGCTCGCGCTGAACGTGCGGCCCGGGAAGCGAGCAGCATCCGGATTGGCCTCACGGTAGGTGTCGGTGAAGTCGGCGTCTTCGAAGGCGCCCATTGCCGGCCAGTCGACCACCAGACCTTCGTGCCCCGGCGCATCGGCGAACTGCTCTGACCAGTCCAGCGGCGACAGCGCGTTGGTATCGCCGGCGACAATCACCGGCGACTCGTCCGTGACGAACTGAGGCAGGTGTTCGCTGAGAATCTCGTCGGCCATCTCCACTCGTTCGGCGCGGTCAGTCGCCGCGAGCTCCTGACTCGTGGCGCCCGGTTCCAGCCCGCGAACGTTTTCGATGGCGGTCCGGGTCAGTGGCGACCAGGCGTTGTCGCGATGTGAGAGCCACATGCTGAAGGCGTGCGTGCTGCTGCCGTCTGGCAGGGTCAGCCGCGCACCGCCGAAGTTGAACGACGAGACGTGCTCACCGTCGACGACCGGGTAGATCTCCTCGACCGGAAGGTGGGTGAACAGCCACAGATTGTCGCGGTCTTCGGCCTGCCCCGGTTCCCGCGTGAGCTGCACGCCACGGTAGACCCGGTCGTCGGCGCGGCCGCCGTTCAACGCCTCGACGATCTCATCTCCCGTGCCGTACGTCTCGACGCTGAAGAGCACATCCGGATCCTCGTGCCGGACGAACTCCAGGAGCTCCTGCACGTTCTGCTCTTCGCGGCCGTGACCGTGCACCTCATCGAGGCGGCCGCCATTCAGGAGATTGAACGCCATGACGCTCAGTTCCGTGCCGACCTGGTCCGGCCGAAGCAGGCTCGACTGCAGGCGGATCTCGATGTCTCCGCCAGGCGCGATGAACGTCCGGTCATCAACCTGACCCGAGTCGTACACCGTGGCGCGATGGAGCACGGCGCCACTGCTGGCCGCGCGAACCTCGACGATGGTCTCGTAAACCCAGCCGCCACGCCGTGGAGCGCGCAGATCCACGCTGCACTCCGACCCGGCTGCCGCGCTGTGCGTCTCGGTCTGCGTCGTCCGACGAGCGTGCAGCCGGGCATCGGCCTCTGGCTCGTCGTCACAGACGAGCTGCATGTGATGGACTCCCCGGGCTGTCTGGTTCCCCGGTGTCCCGCCGAGCATGAAGGTGACGTCGTGGCGTGCCGGGTCACTCTCGTGCGGCGCCGGTCCCGCCGCAACGCCGGAGGTCAGCGCTACGAGCACGGCCATCAGTGCGGGGATCCTCATCGTTCTTGCCTTCCCTGGGTGGTGTCGTTCGTGGGTGTGGCCCTCGTCCGCTCGAGCTCGTCCAGGATGCGCTCGTCCACCGCTCGGCGGGTGAGCCAGTAGTGCTCGACGTCGTTGCTGAATGCGTCGTACCTGAGCCTCCCGCCCTGGTCGATGTACGAGGTCGCAGTGGCGTGATCGGTCAGCTCACGGAGCAGCTGCAGGGCGCGGTGGTCGTCCATCGCCTGCGCAAACACCCGGTGCCGTAGTGACGGCACGGCACGGCCATCGGCACCGGGGTAGACGATGAACGGATCACCGGCGGGGAACGCACCCCCCGCGCACGTGTCGTGGTACGGGTCGACCGTCGCCACGGAGTACTGGGTGTTCCAGAAGTTGAATCCCCAGTGCAGGAAGCCGGGCGCACGGGCTGCAAAGAGCTGGCGCCCGAGTATGCGGTTCCGTAGAGACGGCAGACCGATGAAGCGGTTGGCCACGTCACGATGCTGGGAGACGCAGTGGTACACCCACGGGCTGATCCCGGCATCGAGGAACGTCTGCACATGGTCGGTGGCGACGATGGGAGTGGCTACCACTCCCTCGCGGGCGAACGCGAAGTCGCTGAGGGCGTCGGCCACCCGCGCACCCTCCAACAGGTCAGCCACGACGTCGCGTGCCCGCCGGTAGTCCGCGAGCATCTCGGCACGTGGCTCGTCGCTGACGTGGAAGAAGACGTCGCCCTCCCAGTGCTCGGCCAGATACTGGCGCAACTGCGGTAGCAGGTCCTCCATCAAGGTCCGATACCGAGGGTCGGTCGCGGGCACGTGCCAGCCGAACCGTTGCTCAGTCCCGTTCGGCGTCGCGACATCGATCGCGGGGGTTGCCCGAGCGCCCCACTGGGTGAACAAGTGAGCGATTTCCAGGGTGTGGATCCCGTGTCGGGCGCACATCCGCAACCACCGGTCCAGCCGGTCGAACCCGAACTGGTAGCCGTCGCCATCGTCGCTGATCTCGATCAGCTGCACAGTGGTCCTCGTCCCGCCGACGGCCGTGTCCAACGGGGGTGTCCAGGTCGGGGTGAGGATGGAGTTCGCCCGCATCGCAGCGAGGGCCTCGACGTAATGGTCAAGGATTCGCCAGTGCTCCTCGCTGAACACGTCGACGCCGTAGTAGTCGGCGAGACAGTCCGCGTGCAGCCAATGCGAGTTGACGATGTCCAACGGTGGCAGCCGAATCGGATGGACCGTCACCGGCACCTGCATGCGGTGCAGCACCTCACCCGTGTTGTCGCTGCTCACCACTACCGTGAGGTCGTGCTGCCCGGCCAGGGCCGGATCGTCGACCACGACGTCGACCCAGATCGCACGCCAGTACCCCACGGCCGGGGGGATCACTCGATCGGGGGGCAGCGGACGGAGCAGGTCCGGGTAGAGACCAGGAGTGTCTCGCAGGTATCCGTCGTCATGACCGTCGAAGGCGACGAGGGTGGCAGGCACAAGCTCGACGGTGCTCAACCGCACGTGCTCGGCGAGCACCCCGTCCACGCCGACCCGCAACCGTGGAATCGCTTCGAGGCTCTCGGCTGCCGGCGGAAGGAACGCGAGCTGGACAGAAAGCCGCTCGCCCAGGAACCCGGATAGTGACGCTCCCTCGGATGCTCTGCGAGGAGCTTCGTCGGCAAAGACCTTCTCCAGCGAGTCGACGCATCGAAAGGTCCACTCGGTACGGGGGACAGTGGGCGGCATGGATGTCATCCCTTCAGGCCGATGGAGGCGACGCCTTGGACGAACCGGCGTTGCAGGAACAGGTAGATGAGAAACGGAACGAGGAACGAGACCGTGGCACCGGCCATCACCAGGCCGTAGTCGGTGAGGAACCGTCCCTGCAACCGCGCGGCCGCGAGGGTGACGGTCTGCATGGACTCGTCGGAGATCACGACGAGTGGCCAGAGGAAGTCATTCCAGGCCGTGATGAAGGTGAAGACGGTCAATGCGATCAAGACCGGTTTGATCAGCGGCAGCACGATGGCGGCGAAGATCCGCAGGTCCTTGGCTCCGTCGATCCGAGCCGCCTCCAAGAGCTCATCGGGCACACTGGACATGAACTGCCGGATCAGGAAGACGCCGAAGGCGTTGATGATCGGCAGGATGAGCGCGACCGGCGTGTTCAGTAGCCCGAGATCCCGGACGATGAGGAAAAGCGGGATGATCGTCACCTGGACGGGCACCATCATGGTGGCGATATAGACCCAGAACAGCGCCTCGGAGCCAGGGAATGGCTTTTTCGCGAACGCGTACGCAGCCAGTGAGCTGACCACGAGGTTCACCACGCAGGCGAGCACCACCACCACTGCACTGGTGACGAGCGCCCGACCGAATTGGTACTCGGTGAACAAGCGCACGAAGTTGTCGAGCTGGAGTTTGGCCGGGTCGAATGCCAAGGAAACGGTCGTCGACTCCTGGATGCCGGTGAGCACCATGAACGCGAACGGGAGCAGCGCTGCCACGACCAAGAGGAGTAGCGCAGTGTTCACTGTGATCTGGACAGTTCGATGAAGCACGGGCACTCCCTACTTCCTGCTCAGCAGGACGCGTTGCGTGAACGAGACCAGGAACACGATCACGAAGAGGACCATCGCCATGGCGGAGGCGTAACCCATCTGCATGTTCTCGAAGCCGGTGTTGTAGATGGCCATCACCAAGGTCACGGTGCCTCCACCGGGTCCGCCACCGGTCATCGCGTAGACGAGGTCGAAAACCTGGAAGGACCAGATGGTGCCGAGGATGACCACCAGGAAGGTGACGGGGCGCAGTGAGGGGACGGTGATGGACCAGAACTGCCGCACACCACCGGCGCCGTCGATCGATGAGGCCTCGTACAGATCCTCCGGGATGTCCAGCATGCCGGCGTAATAGATCACCAGGAAGTAGCCGATGTTCTTCCAGACCGTGACCAGGGCAACGACTATGAGCGCCGTCGTTGCTTCGCCGAGCCAGTTGACGTTGTTGATGCCGACCAGGCCAAGGATCGAGTTCACCAGACCGTCCTCGGTGCCGAGCAGGTAGCGCCAGACGCTGCCGATGATCACCATCGCAGCGATGACCGGGATGAACAACGCGGACCGGATGAAGCCGCCGAAGCGGTTGCGAAGCCGCCGCGCGATCACTGCCGCGATGACCAGTGCGAGGACTGTCTGCAGCGGTACCGAGATCACCGTGTAGACGAAGGTCTGCCACATCGCCTGCCGGAATCCGGTGTCGGAGAGCAGGTCGCCGTAGTTCTGCAGACCGGCCCACTGTGGCTCGCCCAGCAAGGAGTAGTCGGTCAGGCTGAAGTACGCAGACATGCCGATCGGGGCAACGATGACCACCGCGAGCACGATCAGGCTCGGCATCAGGTAGCCGAGGCCGGAGAACGAGCGCCTTCTTGTGTTGGCTCGCGGTCGTTGCTGCACGGGCCCGCTGTCGGTGGCCCCGGGGATCGGTTCCGAGGCGACCGTCGTCGTCGTTGCTCTCACTGCTGCGCAGTCTCGAGCGCCTGGTCACCGGAGGTCGCGGCGTCGGCGAGCGCCTGTTCGGGGGTCTTCTCGCCGAGCATCATCTGCTGGAGGTTGGTCAGCAGGGTGTTGTAGACGGCGGAACTGCCCGCCACGATCGGCAGTCCGTTGAACAGGTCGCTCTGCGCGTACATCTCTTCGAAGATTTGTGGTGCGACGTACTCCGCGCCGGCTGTGATCGGCGGGTACGGGGCAAGCTCGTGGAACTCAGCCATCTGGTCCGGTGACGTGATGTAGGTGACCAGGTCCGTGCAGAGCTGCCGGTCAGGGCACTGTTCGAGCAGCACCAGCGCATCTGCGGCGATGAAGGTCTCTCGCGTTTCACCCTCCAACGGCCCGATCAGTCCGAGCTCGAAGTCTCCGGCGTCGAAGGTCGGGAAGTGCGCATCCGAGCCGAACATGAACGCGGTCTGGCCGTTCGCGAAGTTGGACTGCACGTCACCCTGAACAAG
Protein-coding sequences here:
- a CDS encoding MgtC/SapB family protein produces the protein MHIVWFNDTTLTELTLLTLAFVLSALIGFERQRSLKSAGLRTHTLVGVGTAVFTLVSAYGFQGVTGPDAVVDPSRIAAQIVSGIGFLGAGVIFVRQNMVSGLTTAASIWVTAAIGMACGAGNPALALFATILYTIAVWALGRLGRRLRSNALDTTVLIRYQEGLGALRRTLVLASEHGFEALVSNTLTTSHTDRPARVQAMIELRSKANVDVGAFLAATAEIPGVKSVKFATAND
- a CDS encoding discoidin domain-containing protein, which encodes MRIPALMAVLVALTSGVAAGPAPHESDPARHDVTFMLGGTPGNQTARGVHHMQLVCDDEPEADARLHARRTTQTETHSAAAGSECSVDLRAPRRGGWVYETIVEVRAASSGAVLHRATVYDSGQVDDRTFIAPGGDIEIRLQSSLLRPDQVGTELSVMAFNLLNGGRLDEVHGHGREEQNVQELLEFVRHEDPDVLFSVETYGTGDEIVEALNGGRADDRVYRGVQLTREPGQAEDRDNLWLFTHLPVEEIYPVVDGEHVSSFNFGGARLTLPDGSSTHAFSMWLSHRDNAWSPLTRTAIENVRGLEPGATSQELAATDRAERVEMADEILSEHLPQFVTDESPVIVAGDTNALSPLDWSEQFADAPGHEGLVVDWPAMGAFEDADFTDTYREANPDAARFPGRTFSASNAYTYAPARIDYILTRGDDVRVLGSSTRVERLPQHQRSALDDIYPFYSDHAAVVSDLLIRGTGPAPSVDHVVDEPISAPVWPEEPGGTAVPPSELSATASTQSPSSPASRAVDGDVRTHWHSDYADDPPDPQPHTLTIDMGTARTLAAVRYVPRIDGFNGIATDYRIEASTDGSTFTEVAAGSWNRDQLPRDVDLPGVEARYLRLVVERGVGLFSTAAEVIPYERLTPA
- a CDS encoding DUF4091 domain-containing protein — protein: MPPTVPRTEWTFRCVDSLEKVFADEAPRRASEGASLSGFLGERLSVQLAFLPPAAESLEAIPRLRVGVDGVLAEHVRLSTVELVPATLVAFDGHDDGYLRDTPGLYPDLLRPLPPDRVIPPAVGYWRAIWVDVVVDDPALAGQHDLTVVVSSDNTGEVLHRMQVPVTVHPIRLPPLDIVNSHWLHADCLADYYGVDVFSEEHWRILDHYVEALAAMRANSILTPTWTPPLDTAVGGTRTTVQLIEISDDGDGYQFGFDRLDRWLRMCARHGIHTLEIAHLFTQWGARATPAIDVATPNGTEQRFGWHVPATDPRYRTLMEDLLPQLRQYLAEHWEGDVFFHVSDEPRAEMLADYRRARDVVADLLEGARVADALSDFAFAREGVVATPIVATDHVQTFLDAGISPWVYHCVSQHRDVANRFIGLPSLRNRILGRQLFAARAPGFLHWGFNFWNTQYSVATVDPYHDTCAGGAFPAGDPFIVYPGADGRAVPSLRHRVFAQAMDDHRALQLLRELTDHATATSYIDQGGRLRYDAFSNDVEHYWLTRRAVDERILDELERTRATPTNDTTQGRQER
- a CDS encoding carbohydrate ABC transporter permease — protein: MLHRTVQITVNTALLLLVVAALLPFAFMVLTGIQESTTVSLAFDPAKLQLDNFVRLFTEYQFGRALVTSAVVVVLACVVNLVVSSLAAYAFAKKPFPGSEALFWVYIATMMVPVQVTIIPLFLIVRDLGLLNTPVALILPIINAFGVFLIRQFMSSVPDELLEAARIDGAKDLRIFAAIVLPLIKPVLIALTVFTFITAWNDFLWPLVVISDESMQTVTLAAARLQGRFLTDYGLVMAGATVSFLVPFLIYLFLQRRFVQGVASIGLKG
- a CDS encoding carbohydrate ABC transporter permease, with translation MRATTTTVASEPIPGATDSGPVQQRPRANTRRRSFSGLGYLMPSLIVLAVVIVAPIGMSAYFSLTDYSLLGEPQWAGLQNYGDLLSDTGFRQAMWQTFVYTVISVPLQTVLALVIAAVIARRLRNRFGGFIRSALFIPVIAAMVIIGSVWRYLLGTEDGLVNSILGLVGINNVNWLGEATTALIVVALVTVWKNIGYFLVIYYAGMLDIPEDLYEASSIDGAGGVRQFWSITVPSLRPVTFLVVILGTIWSFQVFDLVYAMTGGGPGGGTVTLVMAIYNTGFENMQMGYASAMAMVLFVIVFLVSFTQRVLLSRK